Below is a genomic region from Chloroflexota bacterium.
TGTGACCGAACACGATGAGGCTGGCTTCCGGGAACTCGTTGGCGAGGTACTGGTACAACTTCTCCATTCCCGGCGAGTCGTAGCCCAGGTCCGGGCGCAGGTAGGCGCGTTCCACCCGGGGTGTTCGATGGCCGTGGATGAGGCCGATCTGTCGGCCCTCCAGGGAAAGGAGTTGCTTGCGCGGCAGTTGACGGCGCACCTGGGGCTCGTCCATATTGCCGTACACGGCTACCGTCGGGGCGATCGCCTGCAGCGATTCCAGGACGGCCAGGCAGGTGAGATCGCCGGCGTGCAGGATGAGATCCACCCCTCTGAGACGATCCACCAGTTCCGGTGGCAGCGTCGGGTAAATGGCCGGCACGTGAGTGTCAGAAATGAGGGCGACTTTCATTTTCTCTGCTCCAGAAGTCAAGGGATTTGCTATCCCGCAACCAAGCGTCCTTTCCAAGTGGCTCGACCTGCCAGCGTGAGAGCCACCGAAAGCATCGCGATCGCGATTGCCAAAAGAATAGTCAACGGATACAAAAATGACAAATCAGCCATCCGCTGCTGCCGTGCCCGCCCTATTCTACACCCAATTCGATCACAACGGCAATAGTTCGCTCGGCAAAGGTTGGTCGGTTATCCAAGCGCGCACCGTGTCGGCGAACAGGTCGGGTGCCTCTAGGTTCCAGACGTGCCCGACGCCCCGCACCATCATCCCCTTTGCACCGGGGATGGAAGCACACAGTTTGCGAGCCATCCGTTTGGCGACGAACGTTTCCTTCTGCCCCACCAGGACCAGCGGGGGAGCCCCGGAGGCCTGGGGCAGTTCGATCTCCGTGTAGGCCTGGTTGACGCGATGGAACGCCTGGGGTGTGAAGCGACGCATATCCTGGCGCAGCATATCGCGGTGTTGCGGCGGGATGTGGAATTGCCATGCCATAAGGGCCGCCAGTTGGTCGGGGTTGAGCAGGCGCAAGACCGGCTCGTTCAATCCTTGGATGGCCACCAACATCTTCCCCAGGCGAGCCGATGTGCCGCTCACGATGGCATGGTCCACCACTTCCGGCGCTATTCGCAATACGGTCAGCACTAACGCGCCGCCCAGCGACAGCCCAACGAGGTGAGCGCGCCCGTTCGGACCGCGTTGGCGAATCAGTTCCGCCACCTGCTGGCTGGCGTCGAGCAAATCGAACGGGCAGATGTCGGCACTCTGGCCGTGTTCCGGCAAGTCTGGCGCCAGGCAATGGTATTCCGCCAGACGCTCGAACTGGGGT
It encodes:
- a CDS encoding metallophosphoesterase family protein, translating into MKVALISDTHVPAIYPTLPPELVDRLRGVDLILHAGDLTCLAVLESLQAIAPTVAVYGNMDEPQVRRQLPRKQLLSLEGRQIGLIHGHRTPRVERAYLRPDLGYDSPGMEKLYQYLANEFPEASLIVFGHTHLAIAKQWEGRLLVNPGSIAPHRGYRGFAMMDLGPTTADIEFIAL
- a CDS encoding alpha/beta hydrolase, whose protein sequence is MTRLYLRESGSTDAPLIVFLHGAGLSGRMWQPQFERLAEYHCLAPDLPEHGQSADICPFDLLDASQQVAELIRQRGPNGRAHLVGLSLGGALVLTVLRIAPEVVDHAIVSGTSARLGKMLVAIQGLNEPVLRLLNPDQLAALMAWQFHIPPQHRDMLRQDMRRFTPQAFHRVNQAYTEIELPQASGAPPLVLVGQKETFVAKRMARKLCASIPGAKGMMVRGVGHVWNLEAPDLFADTVRAWITDQPLPSELLPL